A genomic window from Flavobacterium johnsoniae includes:
- a CDS encoding lactonase family protein: MKKIYVVLFSALSLTAVKAQNKFNLLVGTYTNTCQSNGIYVYEFDASSGDFKLKNSSENVVSPSYLSVSADNKFVYAVNENGNQSAVSAFGYDSASGKLKFLNTNDALGADPCHLINDDKNVIVANYSGGNIVVFKKKADGSITEVQQLIQHEGKGPNAARQEKAHVHMVVFSPDKKFVLSNDLGLDKIFIYKYNPDSKNEILTLKGTVDVKSASGPRHLTFSKDGKFVYLVQELDGTLTTLSYDKTGNLKVIAETSILPKGFTGGTGAAAIKISPDGNFLYVSDRVDANAISVYKILKDGKIELVEQQSTLGKGPRDFAIDPTGNYLLVGHQYTNDIVIFKRNKTTGKIEDTGKRIELCSPVGLVFTKI; this comes from the coding sequence ATGAAAAAAATATATGTCGTATTATTTTCAGCTTTATCATTGACCGCGGTAAAAGCTCAAAATAAATTCAATTTATTAGTCGGAACCTATACAAATACTTGTCAAAGCAACGGAATTTACGTTTACGAATTTGATGCTTCTTCGGGAGATTTTAAGTTGAAGAATTCTTCAGAAAATGTAGTTAGTCCGAGTTATTTGTCGGTTTCTGCAGATAATAAATTTGTTTATGCTGTAAATGAAAACGGAAATCAAAGTGCTGTAAGTGCTTTTGGATACGATTCGGCTTCAGGAAAATTAAAGTTTTTAAACACAAATGATGCGTTAGGAGCAGATCCTTGTCATTTAATTAATGACGATAAAAATGTAATAGTTGCTAATTATTCAGGAGGAAATATTGTCGTTTTTAAGAAAAAAGCAGACGGAAGTATTACAGAAGTTCAGCAATTAATTCAGCACGAAGGAAAAGGGCCGAATGCAGCGCGTCAGGAAAAAGCGCACGTACATATGGTTGTTTTTTCTCCAGATAAAAAATTCGTTTTGTCTAATGATTTAGGTTTGGATAAAATATTTATTTATAAATATAATCCAGATTCTAAAAATGAAATCCTGACATTAAAAGGAACTGTCGATGTGAAATCGGCGAGTGGACCAAGACATTTGACTTTTAGTAAAGATGGTAAATTTGTGTATTTAGTTCAAGAACTAGATGGAACTTTGACCACTTTAAGTTACGATAAAACAGGAAACTTAAAAGTAATTGCAGAAACAAGTATTTTACCAAAAGGTTTTACAGGCGGAACAGGCGCAGCAGCAATTAAAATTTCGCCAGACGGAAACTTTTTATACGTTTCTGACCGTGTAGATGCCAATGCAATATCAGTTTATAAAATTCTTAAAGATGGAAAAATCGAATTGGTAGAACAGCAAAGCACTTTAGGAAAAGGTCCAAGAGATTTTGCCATTGATCCAACTGGAAATTACCTTTTAGTAGGTCATCAATATACTAATGATATAGTTATTTTTAAAAGAAATAAAACAACAGGAAAAATCGAAGATACTGGAAAAAGAATCGAATTGTGTTCGCCAGTTGGATTGGTTTTTACGAAAATATAG
- a CDS encoding DEAD/DEAH box helicase, with amino-acid sequence MSTFEKFNLPKSVQKAIDDLGFTTPTPIQEKSFSVITSGRDMMGIAQTGTGKTFAYLLPLLKLYKFTNTNTPKIVILVPTRELVVQVVDEVEKLTKYMSVKTLGIYGGVNINTQKKAVYEGVDILVGTPGRTMDLALDAVVRFDETQKLVIDEFDEMLNLGFRPQLTALLAMMKPKRQNILFSATMTDEVDTILNDYFDFPEEVTLAASGTPLEKITQITYNVPNFNTKVNLLKHLLETDESIERVLIFVNNKKISDMLHTRIEELFEGQFGVIHSNKSQNYRLTTMAEFQEGNLRGLITTDVMARGLDISNISHVINFELPEMPELYMHRIGRTGRADATGTAISFVTPREEEFKIETEVLMNQELKIADFPEEVEISEKLIEPEKDKLPRKFLMKKVKLDGDGAFHEKSKKNQKVNLGGPSKTKKKTHGSVNRNMLKTRDKKRKDGNK; translated from the coding sequence ATGAGCACTTTCGAAAAATTTAATCTTCCAAAATCGGTACAAAAAGCAATCGACGATTTAGGATTTACTACACCAACTCCAATTCAGGAAAAATCATTTTCTGTGATTACTTCTGGACGTGATATGATGGGAATTGCTCAAACAGGAACTGGTAAAACATTTGCTTATTTATTGCCACTTCTTAAATTATATAAATTTACAAATACTAATACACCAAAAATCGTAATTCTGGTTCCAACCCGCGAATTAGTTGTTCAAGTTGTAGACGAAGTTGAAAAATTGACTAAATATATGTCGGTTAAAACTTTAGGAATTTACGGTGGTGTAAACATCAATACACAGAAAAAAGCTGTTTACGAAGGTGTTGATATTTTGGTTGGAACTCCTGGAAGAACAATGGATTTGGCTTTGGATGCTGTTGTTCGTTTTGATGAAACTCAAAAATTAGTTATCGACGAGTTTGATGAAATGCTGAATTTAGGTTTCCGACCGCAATTGACAGCGCTTTTGGCAATGATGAAACCAAAACGTCAAAATATTCTATTCTCAGCAACAATGACTGATGAAGTAGATACTATCTTAAATGATTATTTTGATTTTCCTGAAGAAGTAACTTTGGCAGCTTCTGGAACTCCGTTAGAAAAAATCACTCAGATTACATATAATGTTCCCAACTTTAATACTAAAGTAAATCTTTTAAAACATTTATTAGAAACTGACGAAAGCATCGAACGTGTTTTGATTTTTGTGAATAATAAAAAGATTTCAGATATGCTTCATACGCGTATTGAAGAATTATTTGAAGGTCAGTTTGGAGTTATTCACTCGAATAAATCTCAAAATTATCGTTTGACTACGATGGCTGAATTTCAAGAAGGAAATCTTCGAGGTTTGATTACTACAGACGTTATGGCGAGAGGTTTGGATATTTCGAATATTTCTCACGTCATCAACTTTGAACTTCCAGAAATGCCAGAACTTTATATGCACAGAATTGGTCGTACAGGTCGTGCAGATGCAACAGGAACTGCAATTAGTTTTGTGACTCCTCGTGAAGAAGAATTCAAAATCGAAACTGAAGTTTTAATGAATCAGGAACTAAAAATTGCTGATTTCCCTGAAGAAGTTGAAATTTCAGAAAAATTAATCGAACCTGAGAAAGACAAATTACCAAGAAAGTTTTTAATGAAAAAAGTAAAACTTGATGGTGATGGAGCTTTTCATGAGAAATCTAAAAAGAACCAGAAAGTCAATTTAGGTGGACCTTCAAAAACAAAAAAGAAAACACATGGTTCTGTTAACAGAAATATGTTGAAGACCAGAGATAAGAAGAGAAAAGACGGGAATAAATAG
- a CDS encoding TIGR02757 family protein, which translates to MNKSELKDFLDEKVIQYNNQDFIESDPVQIPHLFTQKEDIEIAGFLSASIAWGNRKMIIKNSHRMMELMGNAPYDFVMSHSDEDLARLETFVHRTFNGHDFAGFIKGLKNIYQKHNGLENVFAKNQEKDSLQKSISEFKKIFFETDHLARTQKHISDPLNNSAAKRINMYLRWMVRQDAKGVDLGIWKSISPSVLSCPLDVHSGNVARKLEILSRKQNDAKALLELDTKLREMDPKDPVKYDFALFGLGVFEGF; encoded by the coding sequence ATGAATAAATCAGAACTTAAAGATTTTCTAGATGAGAAAGTCATTCAATATAACAATCAGGATTTTATAGAAAGTGATCCCGTTCAGATTCCGCATCTTTTTACTCAAAAAGAAGACATCGAAATTGCTGGTTTTCTAAGTGCTTCTATTGCTTGGGGAAACCGTAAAATGATTATTAAGAATTCGCACAGAATGATGGAATTAATGGGCAATGCGCCATACGATTTTGTCATGTCACATTCTGACGAAGATTTAGCCAGACTGGAAACGTTTGTTCATAGAACTTTCAACGGACATGATTTTGCAGGCTTTATTAAAGGCTTAAAAAATATCTACCAAAAACACAACGGATTAGAAAATGTCTTTGCTAAAAATCAAGAAAAAGACAGTTTGCAGAAAAGCATTAGCGAATTCAAAAAAATATTTTTTGAAACAGATCATTTAGCTAGAACTCAAAAACATATTTCAGATCCTTTAAATAATTCTGCGGCAAAAAGAATCAACATGTACCTGCGATGGATGGTTCGACAAGATGCAAAAGGAGTCGATTTAGGAATTTGGAAAAGCATTTCACCTTCTGTTCTTTCATGTCCGCTTGATGTTCATTCTGGAAATGTTGCTCGAAAACTTGAAATCCTTTCGCGAAAGCAAAACGATGCAAAAGCTTTGCTAGAATTAGATACAAAATTAAGAGAAATGGATCCGAAAGATCCTGTAAAATATGATTTTGCTTTGTTTGGATTAGGTGTTTTTGAAGGGTTTTAA
- a CDS encoding T9SS type A sorting domain-containing protein, which translates to MLKNYLKLSVMATMICLVAPKTKIFAQNPIVKIDFDQSGRPKAEVNDPDYSTWVVASGNTSTYTENGVTFTVTRVGNNGDALGTNWYKAGIQAPYYARLVSDGLTVKGTTANLGAQIELKISGLTTGEHTFLAFFNAVDSPSGNNFSPIDISINGNLVVDNLIPTVRALKTADAKSVYLKFQATTGTDVVILMAAETSGTENIKNIMFNGFELNTPNIFYQATNPNPKQNDEHVELTSGGKLLQWTAAANAVSHNIYFGTDQAAVNAATTSSPEYKGNQALANTSYQVNGLYTGATYFWRIDEVLANGIEKGNVWRFRPAQLAFPDAEGYGRFARGGRGGKVVVVTNLDDSGPGSFREAVTNDIGPRTIVFNTSGIIQLQSRLVLSQPYVTVAGQTAPGKGICIRSAPFGVTGNDAIVQNLRVRIGAGPTFDGMGLTGADNSIIDHCSISWTIDESFSSRSGKNITLQKTLISEALNAANHQNYPAGTEHGYAATIGGDIGSFHHNLLAHCYGRNWSLGGGLDGSGAYAGRMDITNNVVYNWGGRTTDGGTKEVNFVNNYYKPGAGSKIFTAFNQQNEGAGTGTQQCYFSGNVMPGYFDESNQTAGRKASGVAITFENFVNTPFFPSYVTTQSAKNAYKIVLSDVGCTQPIFDDHDQRIINETLNGTTSSVGSITKKPGFPDNEADVGGFEIYPIVNRATNWDSDLDGLPNWWETIIGTNLNSAIGDFSDSNADTDQDGYTNLDKYLQWMSLPHYESADGKKIDVNIQKLSQGFTSGVSYSISNVVNGGAVLNTNTVAFTPASNGLCSFEFTVTDSEGGTMKRKVNIVSGQNINLATAEISKEIKNNSFSVWPVPSNGAFSVFIDNEETEFSDLKIYDISGKELLRQKIRGNTAETIQLHSKGVFLIKVTDPQTKKTKYSKKIIVQ; encoded by the coding sequence ATGCTGAAAAATTACTTAAAACTCTCCGTAATGGCGACAATGATTTGTCTCGTTGCGCCGAAAACAAAGATTTTTGCCCAAAATCCGATTGTAAAAATTGACTTTGACCAGTCAGGAAGACCTAAAGCAGAAGTTAACGATCCTGATTATAGCACTTGGGTTGTAGCTTCTGGAAATACGAGCACTTATACAGAAAACGGAGTAACTTTTACCGTTACACGCGTTGGAAATAATGGAGATGCTTTAGGAACAAATTGGTATAAAGCTGGTATTCAAGCTCCATATTACGCAAGATTAGTAAGTGATGGACTTACTGTAAAAGGAACAACTGCCAATTTGGGAGCTCAAATTGAACTTAAAATTAGCGGTTTAACCACAGGCGAACATACATTTTTAGCATTTTTTAATGCTGTAGATAGTCCATCGGGAAATAATTTTAGTCCGATTGATATTTCTATAAATGGAAATTTGGTTGTAGATAATTTGATTCCAACTGTTAGAGCGCTTAAAACTGCCGATGCAAAATCTGTTTATCTAAAATTTCAAGCCACAACAGGAACTGACGTTGTCATATTAATGGCGGCAGAAACTTCAGGTACAGAAAACATTAAAAATATCATGTTCAATGGATTTGAATTGAATACGCCAAACATTTTCTATCAAGCAACAAATCCGAATCCAAAACAAAATGACGAACATGTTGAATTAACATCTGGAGGCAAATTATTGCAATGGACAGCCGCTGCCAATGCTGTTTCGCATAATATTTATTTTGGAACAGACCAAGCTGCGGTAAATGCCGCTACAACATCTTCTCCTGAATACAAAGGAAACCAAGCTCTAGCCAACACTTCTTATCAAGTAAACGGATTATACACGGGAGCAACTTATTTTTGGCGTATTGATGAAGTTTTAGCAAATGGAATTGAAAAAGGAAATGTATGGCGTTTTCGTCCTGCACAACTTGCATTTCCAGACGCTGAAGGTTACGGACGTTTCGCAAGAGGCGGACGCGGCGGAAAAGTTGTTGTGGTAACTAATTTAGATGACAGCGGTCCAGGAAGTTTCCGCGAAGCCGTTACAAATGATATTGGACCAAGAACTATTGTATTTAACACTTCTGGAATTATCCAATTACAATCTCGTCTTGTTTTAAGTCAGCCGTACGTAACAGTTGCGGGGCAAACTGCGCCTGGAAAAGGAATCTGCATTCGTTCTGCACCATTTGGCGTTACAGGAAATGATGCCATAGTTCAAAATCTAAGAGTTAGAATTGGAGCTGGCCCAACTTTCGACGGAATGGGATTAACAGGTGCCGACAACAGTATTATTGATCATTGTTCTATCAGCTGGACTATCGATGAATCTTTTAGTTCTAGATCTGGTAAGAATATTACATTACAGAAAACATTGATTTCCGAAGCATTAAATGCAGCAAATCACCAAAATTATCCAGCAGGAACCGAACACGGGTATGCGGCAACAATTGGTGGAGATATCGGAAGTTTTCACCACAATTTATTAGCACACTGTTATGGTCGTAATTGGAGTCTTGGAGGAGGATTAGACGGAAGCGGTGCTTATGCAGGAAGAATGGATATTACTAATAACGTGGTTTACAACTGGGGAGGCCGAACAACCGATGGCGGTACGAAAGAAGTAAATTTTGTAAATAATTACTACAAACCAGGCGCTGGCTCTAAAATTTTTACTGCGTTTAACCAACAAAATGAAGGTGCAGGAACAGGAACACAACAATGTTATTTTAGTGGAAATGTAATGCCCGGATATTTCGACGAAAGCAACCAAACTGCTGGAAGAAAAGCTTCTGGAGTTGCCATAACATTTGAAAATTTTGTAAACACACCCTTTTTCCCTTCATATGTAACTACACAATCTGCTAAAAATGCCTACAAAATAGTGCTTTCAGATGTTGGATGTACGCAACCAATATTTGATGATCACGATCAAAGAATTATAAATGAAACCCTAAATGGAACTACTTCTTCTGTGGGAAGCATAACTAAAAAACCTGGATTTCCAGACAACGAAGCAGATGTTGGCGGTTTTGAAATTTATCCGATTGTAAATAGGGCCACAAATTGGGATAGCGATCTAGATGGATTGCCAAATTGGTGGGAAACTATAATTGGTACAAATTTAAACTCTGCAATTGGCGATTTTTCAGATTCAAATGCTGATACAGACCAAGATGGTTACACGAACTTAGACAAATATTTACAATGGATGTCTTTGCCTCATTACGAATCGGCTGATGGAAAAAAAATAGATGTTAATATTCAAAAATTATCGCAAGGATTTACTAGCGGAGTTTCTTATTCTATTTCTAATGTTGTAAATGGTGGCGCTGTACTAAACACAAATACTGTAGCTTTTACACCAGCTTCAAACGGATTATGTTCTTTTGAATTTACAGTAACTGATTCTGAAGGCGGTACAATGAAAAGAAAAGTAAACATCGTAAGCGGACAAAATATCAATTTAGCAACAGCAGAAATTAGCAAAGAAATTAAAAACAATTCTTTTAGCGTTTGGCCAGTTCCAAGCAACGGTGCATTTTCCGTATTTATTGATAATGAAGAAACTGAGTTCTCTGATCTTAAAATATATGATATCTCTGGAAAAGAATTATTAAGACAAAAAATTAGAGGAAATACTGCAGAAACAATTCAATTGCATTCTAAAGGAGTTTTCCTGATTAAAGTAACTGATCCGCAGACTAAGAAAACAAAATACAGCAAAAAAATAATTGTACAATAA
- a CDS encoding DUF6787 family protein produces MDKLKKRWGITSNLQAIIILIVFAITGSASAWISRPFCDWVGIHKEDLGVVWFTLIRLLIILPVYQVLLVAIGTIFGQFRFFWNFEKKMLKRMGLGFFFKD; encoded by the coding sequence ATGGACAAACTAAAAAAACGTTGGGGAATCACTTCCAACCTACAAGCCATAATCATACTAATTGTTTTTGCCATCACCGGATCGGCATCTGCATGGATTTCTAGACCTTTCTGTGACTGGGTTGGAATTCACAAAGAAGATTTAGGCGTTGTTTGGTTTACCCTTATTCGTTTATTGATTATTCTTCCTGTTTATCAAGTCTTATTAGTTGCAATTGGAACTATTTTTGGACAATTCCGTTTCTTTTGGAATTTCGAAAAGAAAATGCTAAAAAGAATGGGATTAGGTTTCTTCTTTAAAGATTAA
- a CDS encoding DUF6146 family protein produces the protein MKKCIFILILLATIISCSTASQNIASNGNNNASSKKTNDTVRIANDSLEYEVIIIDNGFNYWLNSMAFPRNYHSLAFLENKNYQYVTEWNNRVLQPNRYNPNLYEMTIDYQPQIHYGYEVNYLIYNYMIYFQNTYKQKLAGYVPLR, from the coding sequence ATGAAAAAGTGCATTTTTATATTAATCCTATTAGCAACAATCATTTCTTGTTCAACAGCTTCGCAAAATATTGCGAGTAATGGAAATAACAATGCTTCAAGTAAAAAAACAAATGATACTGTAAGAATTGCAAACGATTCGTTAGAATATGAAGTTATTATTATTGACAACGGATTTAATTACTGGTTAAACTCTATGGCTTTTCCTAGAAATTATCACAGTTTAGCTTTTCTTGAAAATAAAAACTATCAATACGTTACAGAATGGAATAACAGGGTTTTACAGCCAAACCGATATAATCCAAATTTATACGAAATGACGATTGATTATCAACCTCAAATTCATTACGGCTACGAAGTAAATTACTTAATTTACAACTACATGATTTATTTTCAAAATACTTACAAACAAAAGCTCGCGGGCTATGTACCATTACGATAA
- a CDS encoding DUF937 domain-containing protein, with translation MFEQLTQLVQQYGGDAVTNNSAVPNEHNEAVIGETSNSIFEGLKKIVSEGGTDQIAGLFNGNSSIDSSNPVVQQIQQQLSGNLGQKFGLSSADSNGVASNLIPQILSSLVNKAKDPNDNSFQISDIINSISGNSGQASGIMDTISKYGMQFGLDQNNDGKVDVADVLVVTKSKGGIAGFIGKLFGSK, from the coding sequence ATGTTTGAACAATTAACCCAATTAGTACAACAATATGGAGGCGATGCAGTAACAAACAATTCTGCTGTTCCAAATGAACATAATGAAGCCGTAATTGGCGAAACTAGCAATTCTATTTTTGAAGGATTAAAAAAAATCGTTTCTGAAGGCGGAACAGATCAAATTGCAGGATTATTTAACGGAAACTCTTCTATAGACAGCTCAAACCCAGTGGTGCAGCAAATTCAGCAACAATTAAGCGGTAATCTTGGTCAAAAATTTGGACTAAGCAGCGCAGACTCAAACGGAGTTGCTTCTAATTTGATTCCTCAAATTTTAAGTTCTTTGGTTAATAAAGCAAAAGATCCTAACGATAATAGTTTTCAAATCTCAGATATCATCAATTCTATTTCAGGAAACAGCGGACAAGCTTCTGGAATTATGGATACTATTTCTAAATACGGAATGCAATTCGGATTAGACCAAAACAACGACGGAAAAGTTGACGTTGCAGATGTTTTAGTTGTAACCAAAAGTAAAGGCGGTATAGCTGGATTTATCGGTAAACTGTTTGGAAGTAAATAA
- a CDS encoding D-2-hydroxyacid dehydrogenase: MKVLANDGISKSGILALEKGGFEVITTKVAQEQVANYINENNIDVILVRSATKVRKDIIDACPGIKIIGRGGVGMDNIDVDYAKSKGIHVINTPASSSESVAELVFGHLFSGVRFLHDSNRNMPLEGDSNFDGLKKAYANGTELRGKTLGIVGIGRIGQATAKMALGLGMKVIAADSFIPEVDIKVEFFDGQSITTKIVSQSLESLFKEADFITLHVPAQNGYIIGEKEFEILKDGVGIVNCARGGVIDEVALVKALDSGKVAFAGLDVFESEPKPEMAILMHSKISLTPHIGAATGEAQDRIGTELASQIITLLS; encoded by the coding sequence ATGAAAGTATTAGCAAATGACGGAATTTCTAAAAGCGGAATTCTAGCCTTAGAAAAAGGCGGTTTTGAAGTTATAACTACAAAAGTAGCTCAAGAACAAGTAGCTAACTATATTAATGAAAATAATATTGACGTAATTTTAGTTCGTTCTGCAACTAAAGTTCGTAAAGATATTATCGATGCTTGTCCTGGAATCAAAATCATCGGTCGCGGTGGTGTTGGTATGGATAATATCGATGTTGATTATGCTAAAAGCAAAGGAATCCATGTAATCAATACTCCTGCTTCATCTTCAGAATCTGTTGCTGAATTGGTTTTTGGACACTTATTTTCTGGTGTTCGTTTTTTACATGATTCAAACAGAAATATGCCTCTTGAAGGAGATTCAAACTTTGACGGTTTGAAAAAAGCGTACGCAAACGGAACTGAATTAAGAGGTAAAACTCTTGGTATTGTTGGTATCGGACGTATCGGACAAGCAACTGCAAAAATGGCGCTTGGTTTGGGTATGAAAGTTATTGCTGCTGATAGCTTTATTCCTGAGGTAGATATAAAAGTTGAGTTTTTTGACGGACAATCTATTACAACTAAAATTGTTTCTCAATCTTTAGAATCTTTATTTAAAGAAGCAGATTTCATTACATTACACGTTCCGGCTCAAAATGGTTATATCATCGGAGAAAAAGAATTTGAAATCTTAAAAGACGGAGTTGGAATCGTAAACTGTGCTCGTGGTGGTGTTATTGATGAAGTAGCTTTAGTAAAAGCTTTAGATTCAGGAAAAGTGGCTTTTGCAGGTTTAGACGTTTTCGAAAGCGAACCAAAACCAGAAATGGCAATTTTAATGCACTCTAAAATTTCATTGACTCCACATATTGGAGCTGCAACTGGAGAAGCACAAGATAGAATTGGAACTGAATTAGCATCACAAATTATTACTTTGTTAAGCTAA
- the serC gene encoding 3-phosphoserine/phosphohydroxythreonine transaminase: MKKHNYSAGPSILPQEVFEKASKAILNFNDSGLSILEISHRSKDFVAVMEEARSLALELLGLQGKGYQALFLQGGASTAFLMAPYNLLKENGKAAYLDSGTWATAAIKEAKLFGETIVVASSKEDNYTHIPKGYEIPADADYFHCTSNNTIFGTQMKEFPATNIPVVCDMSSDIFSRELDFSKFDLIYAGAQKNMGPAGTTLVVVKEEILGKNGRTIPSMLDYAKHIKAESMYNTPPVFSVYVSLLTLQWIKEKGGIAAVEKLNNAKAELLYAEIDRNPLFKGAAAVEDRSNMNVTFLLNNPDHTATFDALWKEANISGLPGHRSVGGYRASIYNAMPIESVQVLVDVMKALESKV; the protein is encoded by the coding sequence ATGAAAAAACACAACTACAGCGCAGGACCAAGTATTTTACCTCAGGAAGTTTTTGAGAAGGCATCAAAAGCAATTTTAAATTTTAATGATTCAGGGCTATCTATCCTTGAAATCTCGCACCGAAGCAAAGATTTCGTTGCAGTTATGGAGGAAGCTCGTTCCCTTGCTTTAGAATTATTAGGACTTCAAGGAAAAGGTTATCAGGCTTTATTTTTACAAGGTGGTGCAAGTACAGCATTCTTAATGGCGCCATACAATTTATTAAAAGAAAACGGAAAAGCAGCTTATTTAGATTCAGGAACGTGGGCAACTGCGGCAATCAAAGAAGCTAAACTTTTCGGAGAAACTATCGTGGTAGCTTCTTCAAAAGAAGACAATTATACTCATATTCCAAAAGGCTATGAAATTCCAGCTGATGCTGATTATTTCCACTGCACTAGTAACAACACTATTTTTGGAACTCAAATGAAAGAATTCCCAGCAACTAACATTCCTGTTGTTTGCGATATGAGTTCTGATATTTTTTCTCGTGAATTAGATTTCTCTAAATTCGACTTAATCTATGCTGGAGCTCAAAAAAATATGGGACCTGCTGGAACAACTCTTGTTGTAGTGAAAGAAGAAATCTTAGGCAAAAACGGAAGAACAATTCCAAGTATGTTAGATTACGCTAAACACATTAAAGCTGAAAGTATGTATAATACGCCACCAGTTTTCTCTGTTTACGTTTCTCTTTTAACTTTACAATGGATTAAAGAAAAAGGTGGAATCGCTGCTGTTGAAAAATTAAACAACGCAAAAGCTGAATTACTTTATGCTGAAATCGACAGAAACCCATTATTTAAAGGTGCTGCTGCAGTAGAAGATCGTTCTAACATGAACGTTACTTTTTTACTAAACAACCCTGACCATACAGCAACTTTTGATGCTTTATGGAAAGAGGCTAATATCTCAGGATTGCCAGGACACCGTTCTGTTGGTGGTTACAGAGCTTCTATCTACAACGCAATGCCAATTGAAAGCGTTCAGGTTTTAGTTGATGTAATGAAAGCATTGGAAAGTAAAGTTTAG
- a CDS encoding acyl-CoA reductase — translation MTLETKKSVFVELGKFLSQFSEGASARKSDVLYNDIFFDDFENLIHLSQSHNGWYTPEQVYFSVQSWAEALTKENIDKWLSAYKIDENNDNSKTVALILAGNIPLVGFHDFLSVLITGYKALIKTSSNDQHLLPFLAKYLIAVDENFKDKITFVEGKLENFDAVIATGSNNTARYFEYYFKDKSSIIRKNRNSAAVLTGKETTEELENLGEDIFRYFGLGCRNVSKLFVPKDYSFDAFFQAMFKYQDVIHYEKYANNYDYNKAVFLMSNFKLLDNGFLTIKEDSSYASPISSVFYEYYENLDELKKRLQNDSEQIQCIVSSNLTSNSIAFGETQKPQLWDYADNVDTITFLLTTK, via the coding sequence ATGACATTAGAAACAAAAAAAAGTGTTTTTGTTGAATTAGGAAAATTTTTAAGTCAGTTTTCAGAAGGCGCTTCTGCGAGAAAATCTGACGTCTTATATAATGATATCTTTTTTGATGATTTCGAAAATCTGATACATTTATCGCAATCACATAACGGTTGGTATACGCCCGAACAAGTATATTTTTCAGTACAATCTTGGGCTGAAGCTTTAACAAAAGAAAATATTGACAAGTGGCTCTCGGCTTATAAAATTGATGAAAATAACGATAATTCAAAGACTGTTGCTTTAATTTTAGCAGGAAATATTCCGCTAGTTGGCTTCCATGATTTTTTATCCGTTTTAATAACCGGTTATAAAGCTTTAATTAAAACTTCATCAAACGACCAGCATTTATTGCCTTTTTTAGCAAAATACTTAATTGCTGTTGATGAAAATTTTAAAGATAAAATCACTTTCGTGGAAGGAAAATTGGAAAATTTCGATGCCGTAATTGCAACAGGAAGTAATAATACAGCTCGTTATTTTGAATATTATTTTAAAGACAAATCTTCCATTATTCGAAAAAACAGAAATTCAGCTGCGGTTTTAACGGGAAAAGAAACTACTGAAGAATTAGAAAATTTAGGCGAAGATATTTTTAGATATTTTGGTTTAGGATGTCGTAACGTTTCTAAACTTTTTGTTCCTAAAGACTACTCTTTTGATGCTTTTTTTCAAGCAATGTTCAAATATCAGGATGTCATTCATTATGAAAAATACGCTAACAATTATGACTATAATAAAGCCGTATTTTTGATGAGTAATTTCAAATTATTAGACAACGGTTTTTTAACCATAAAAGAAGATTCAAGCTACGCCTCGCCTATCTCAAGCGTTTTTTATGAATACTACGAAAACCTTGATGAACTTAAAAAACGTTTGCAAAACGATTCAGAACAAATTCAATGCATTGTAAGCAGTAATTTGACATCAAATAGCATTGCATTTGGAGAAACGCAAAAACCGCAATTGTGGGATTACGCAGATAATGTCGATACTATAACGTTTTTGTTAACAACAAAGTAA